Proteins co-encoded in one Medicago truncatula cultivar Jemalong A17 chromosome 8, MtrunA17r5.0-ANR, whole genome shotgun sequence genomic window:
- the LOC11411886 gene encoding pathogenesis-related thaumatin-like protein 3.5, with the protein MSASPQITVTLVALILLQYLTGSYSTTFTIANNCKYTVWPGILSGADTTPFSTTGFALQPGESNTLAVPPKWSGRLWGRTLCSQDSTGKFSCVTGDCASSTIECVGGNAQPPATLAEFTLNGAGGLDFFDVSLVDGYNLPLLIKPRGATGGGNCMTTGCMVDLNTACPTELKVMSNGSSVACKSACEAFGDLQYCCNGAYATPDTCKPSSYSQFFKSACPRAYSYAYDDGTSTFACASADYTITFCPTISSNARKIN; encoded by the coding sequence ATGTCTGCTTCTCCTCAAATAACCGTCACTTTGGTTGCCCTAATTCTACTCCAATACCTAACAGGTTCTTATTCCACAACATTCACAATTGCTAACAACTGTAAATACACAGTTTGGCCAGGAATTTTATCCGGTGCCGACACAACACCCTTCTCCACCACCGGCTTTGCTCTTCAACCCGGCGAGTCGAACACCCTCGCCGTACCCCCCAAGTGGTCCGGCCGTCTATGGGGCCGAACCCTATGCTCTCAAGATTCCACCGGAAAATTCTCATGTGTTACTGGCGACTGTGCTTCCTCCACCATAGAATGTGTTGGAGGAAACGCTCAACCGCCAGCAACATTAGCAGAGTTTACACTTAACGGCGCAGGTGGACTTGATTTCTTCGACGTTAGTCTCGTTGACGGTTACAACCTCCCGTTGTTGATCAAACCACGTGGAGCAACCGGGGGTGGAAACTGCATGACAACAGGTTGCATGGTGGATTTGAACACGGCGTGTCCAACCGAGTTGAAAGTGATGAGTAACGGAAGCAGTGTAGCGTGTAAAAGCGCGTGTGAAGCGTTTGGAGATCTGCAATATTGTTGTAATGGCGCTTACGCTACTCCAGATACATGCAAGCCAAGTTCGTACTCACAATTCTTTAAGAGTGCATGTCCACGTGCTTATAGTTATGCTTATGATGATGGAACAAGCACTTTCGCTTGTGCTTCTGCAGATTATACCATCACTTTTTGTCCCACAATTTCGAGCAACGCTAGGAAAATTAATTAG